The following DNA comes from Tachypleus tridentatus isolate NWPU-2018 chromosome 9, ASM421037v1, whole genome shotgun sequence.
GTGATATTTCAAGTTACcatttgttataaactgttttccacacactgtacaactgtaaggtttctcaccagtgtgtattctttgatgttgtTCTAAGTTACAGCTTGATATAAACTGTTTAGCACACACTACACATctgtaaggtttctcaccagtgtgtattctttgatgtactTTTAATGCACTGTTTGTTCTAAACTGTTTAACACAAACTTCACATTTGTAAGATTTCTCCTCAGTGTGTATACTCCAATGTGTTTTTAAGGCACTATTTGTACGAAAGTTTTTTCCACATACTGTACAACagtaaggtttctcaccagtgtgtattctgtgatgtttatttaaatcaccatttgttccaaactgttttccacacactgtacaactgtaaggtttctcaccagtgtgtattctttcatgtatttttatttcacccTTTGTTCcaaattgttttccacacactgtacaactgtaaggtttctctccagtgtgtctTCTCTGATGTATTTTTAAGCAACTATCTGTactaaattgtttttcacacactGCACACTTGTAGGGTTTCTCTCCAATATGTGTTCTTTGGTGTGTTTTTAAGTGACTGTTTCtcccaaactgttttccacaaactgTACAATGATATGATTTCTCTCCAGACTGTATCCTCTTTTGTTGTGttagtttatcaaatgtttttccaCATCTGTATAGTTTATCATAACTTTGATACATATTACATGTTGTTAGGTTATTTTCACTTAATTTTGTTTCTCCACTAATACTGTTGTTCAGTgattttatgtcttctttatgacctttttgttttataacatgatAACCAGGAACCTGACTTCCATAACAGGTGTTCACACTGGTCTTTATAtctaaaatagatatataaatgatgtaacaaatttgttaataatgaatatatataacacaatactttatttaacatctaaatatattttaatgttctaatATAATCAACACAAACACTAAAGATAAAGCTAAGTTTAACactttataaaaacttttctACCTAGATATGATAGCTCTGTAAACAAATTGTTGGTTACATACCACATTCAAGAGATGTTTGTAGTAGATAAAGTCTAAAGTTATATCTAGAAATATGATAGTATGGTGTAACACCAAACAAAGTTACTTCCTGGTTTAActgttagatattttataaatggaagtggttaaatattataaaatcttctaataatttgtttattgtaacatGTTAATTAACATCAATAGATTATTGTTCCTGTTCCATGTagaggtaaataaatatttataaacattaatatttaggcTAAACTAACACatttatctatatattatttatcaagtGCAGGTATCATTCCTGTAACTATAAACTGTTTCATTACTGACTCCAACAtgttaaactgtatatttgtaaTCAATCAAGTATCAGATTCTATCGACTGGTAGTGTTCAGGATAACCATATCTGTGGTAATACATGACAACAATACATTCACAGAACATGTAGAACCACAAAGATAACAAACACTGGTCATTTAcagagttttattttataaaaacatgtacTGTTCTCCACATTCATTTTGAGGCtaacataatgttaaaaattgttaaatgttttgttgttattttatcacattaaaaCTTTCACACAAGTTGAATTAACATCAGACAAACCTAGCATGGGTccataatttgaaattaattctGTTTCATGtggttcaataaatattaaaaaaaacaccaataattttattttatctttccacAACATTTATATCATGGTGTATGTCACAACTTAAGTTACTTACATTCAAAACATAAACTATTATcattgtatataaaacatgtcaTAAGAATATAGTTAATGAATCaaattatgttatgtatattttaaattcttgattttacaaggaaatatttttaaaaaatctaattatcaTCAGAGCTACAACATTTCTAGttcttctataatttatttaaaattcctCTGAGAGGTACAGGTTTAACATAATATACTCATTATAATGTAGGTGTTATTAAAGCAAAGTGtacttttaatataacattttaatttatcaaacaatGTATTAGATTATGTTTTTAGTACAGAGTTCTGTCTATTTCACTTTCAGTTTTAGAATCTCTCTGGGTTTTCAGGTAGACAAACATAAGAGAAGCTTTGAAGGTTCTTATGCCATAGTTAGAAAGACAGATAAATTGTGattattatataacattgtttgCTTTGTATGTGTCATTGTTCTGTGTTGTTAGTTGtagtatttaaacaaataaatattttgtgtacttgtactataaattaaagaaaatagacTTAAATATTCAACAACTGAAAAAACACATCACaagattataaattgtatatttatcattataaaaataaccaaacacagTAATTTAAGAAAGTTGTTAGGTTATATTAAGTaagacagtaaaaataataaaattattcatggGGTGTTTGTTTGGATCATAGATACAAAAACATAAGCTACACGTTCACCAAGTGATTTAGAACAAGAACAGAATAATTAggtataaatagaaatatattctaAGGAGCTTCAAGTTATTCATAGTAAAGATATTacagtttcatgttataatttgtgtcgaatctagaaagaaaacaagtggtaatttatttattttttttaatggtggttacaaggttggtcaaatcaaCAGGCTGCTTAGAGtattaaggtaaataaaatatagttttactgaaacaaaaatgGTTTGACATTTATTTACGCTACTAGAGATTACTCAAGcaaaatttgacaatttttagatgaagaaagtatttttaatattagtaagAAAGTCATTTTGAACTTGGAGCAGCCAAACACTGACTCCAGGTATTAATGAGCCAAACACTGACTCCAGGTATTCATGGATTGATTTTCAGTAAAGAAACTCCTTTTCTGTGTACAGAACACCAGCAATGTTGACAAAATTCACaagacattttaaaagttacagtttagaaACTATTATGTTTACTTTagggttacaaggtcagtcacaCTGACCAAGTTAATATGTTAAGTGTTAAGCCAATGCTCACAAACGTAAGTTTGAAGTCATGTATGTACTTACCAGATGTTCTTCCTAACCTTGATTCAATATCTCTTTggtattcagtttttgttttcacattcataacattataacatgaaCCATCCTGGTTCTCATCATCACTGTAACTGAACTTAGAAATAACATCATCTTGTAGCAGATCACCAGGTTTCTCTATTTTCACATGAACAGATATGTTCTAGAATCAAACATTTGAAAGGGTTAATAGAAATAAGAAGTGGTGTTATCATTTACATATAGTCTCCACAGTTCACTGATTTAAACCATGATGatataactagtaaatctaacaTTTCAAACTTAGTTATATGTGTAAATTGttgtaaaactattaaaatactaaCTTCACATCTGattatacagaaaaacaaaacatataggAACAAATTTAGAGAAGtggagttttatttaattttatttcttttaactatAGTTCCATATTTTGAATTCACacacaatataataaattattctacaggaaacactagtagttatacactcacctctgtgtccaacacacaagataataagttattctacaggaaacactggtagttatacactcacctctgtgtccaacacacaagataataagttattctacaggaaacactagtaattatacactcacctctgtgtccaacacacaagataataagttattctacaggaaacactggtagttatacactcatctctgtgcccaacacacaagataataagttattctacaggaaacactgatAGTTATACACTCAcatctgtgtccaacacacaagataataagttattctacaggaaacactggtagttatacactcacctctgtgtccaacacacaagataataagttattctacaggaaacactggtagttatacactcacctctgtgtccaacacacaagataataagttattctacaggaaacactggtagttatacactcacctctgtgtccaacacacaagataataagttattctacaggaaacactggtagttatacactcacgtctgtgcccaacacacaagataataagttattctacaggaaacactggtagttatacactcacctctgtgtccaacacacaagataataagttattctacaggaaacactggtagttatacactcacgtctgtgcccaacacacaagacaataagttattctacaggaaacactggtagttatacactcacgtctgtgcccaacacacaagataataagttattctacaggaaacactggtagttatacactcacctctgtgtccaacacacaagataataagttattctacaggaaacactggtagttatacactcacgtctgtgcccaacacacaagataataagttattctacaggaaacactggtagttatacactcacgtctgtgcccaacacacaagataataagttattctacaggaaacactggtagttatacactcacgtctgtgccCAACATACAAgacaataagttattctacaggaaacactggtagttatacactcacgtctgtgtccaacacacaagataataagttattctacaggaaacactggtacttatacactcacctctgtgtccaacacacaagataataagttattctacaggaaacactggtagttatacactcacgtctgtgcccaacacacaagacaataagttattctacaggaaacactggtagttatacactcacgtctgtgcccaacacacaagataataagttattctacaggaaacactggtagttatacactcacgtctgtgcccaacacacaagacaataagttattctacaggaaacactggtagttatacactcacgtctgtgtccaacacacaagataataagttattctacaggaaacactggaagttatacactcacgtctgtgtccaacacacaagataataagttattctacaggaaacactggtagttatacactcacgtctgtgcccaacacacaagacaataagttattctacaggaaacactggaagttatacactcacgtctgtgtccaacacacaagataataagttattctacaggaaacactggtagttatacactcacgtctgtgcccaacacacaagacaataagttattctacaggaaacactggtagttatacactcacgtctgtgcccaacacacaagacaataagttattctacaggaaacactggaagttatacactcacgtctgtgcccaacacacaagacaataagttattctacaggaaacactggtagttatacactcacgtctgtgcccaacacacaagataataagttattctacaggaaacactggtagttatacactcacgtctgtgtccaacacacaagataataagttattctacaggaaacactggaagttatacactcacgtctgtgcccaacacacaagataataagttattctacaggaaacactggtagttatacactcacgtctgtgtccaacacacaagataataagttattctacaggaaacactggtagttatacactcacgtctgtgtccaacacacaagataataagttattctacaggaaacactggtagttgtacactcacgtctgtgtccaacacacaagataataagttattctacaggaaacactggtagttatacactcacgtctgtgcccaacacacaagacaataagttattctacaggaaacactggtagttatacactcatgtctgtgcccaacacacaagataataagttattctacaggaaacactggtagttatacactcacgtctgtgtccaacacacaagataataagttattctacaggaaacactggtagttatacactcacctctgtgtccaacacacaagataataagttattctacaggaaacactggtagttatacactcatgtctgtgcccaacacacaagataataagttattctacaggaaacactggtagttacaCACTCACctctgtgcccaacacacaagataataagttattctacaggaaacactggtagttatacactcacctctgtgcccaacacacaagataataagttattctacaggaaacactggtagttacaCACTCACctctgtgcccaacacacaagataataagttattctaaaggaaacactggtagttatacactcacctctgtgtccaacacacaagataataagttattctacaggaaacactgatagttatacactcacctctgtgtccaacacacaagataataagttattctacaggaaacactggtagttatacactcacctctgtgtccaacacacaagataataagttattctacaggaaacactggtagttatacactcacctctgtgcccaacacacaagataataagttattctacaggaaacactgatagttatacactcacctctgtgtccaacacacaagataataagttattctacaggaaacactggtagttatacactcacctctgtgtccaacacacaagataataagttattctacaggaaacactggtagttatacactcacctctgtgtccaacacacaagataataagttattctacaggaaacactggtagttatacactcacctctgtgtccaacacacaagataataagttattctacaggaaacactggtagttatacactcacctctgtgtccaacacacaagataataagttattctacaggaaacactggtagttatacactcacgtctgtgcccaacacacaagacaataagttattctacaggaaacactggtagttatacactcacgtctgtgtccaacacacaagataataagttattctacaggaaacactggtagttatacactctcctctgtgcccaacacacaaggtaataagttattctacaggaaacactggtagttatacactcatctctgtgcccaacacacaagataataagttattcttcaggaaacactggtagttacaCACTCAtctctgtgtccaacacacaagataataagttattctacaggaaacactggtagttatacactcacctctgtgcccaacacacaagataataagttattctacaggaaacactggtagttatacactcacctctgtgcccaacacacaagataataagttattctacaggaaacactggtagttatacactcacgtctgtgcccaacacacaagacaataagttattctacaggaaacactggtagttatacactcacctctgtgcccaacacacaagataataagttattctacaggaaacactggaaGTTATACACTCTCctctgtgcccaacacacaaggtaataagttattctacaggaaacactggtagttatacactcatctctgtgcccaacacacaagataataagttattcttcag
Coding sequences within:
- the LOC143226841 gene encoding uncharacterized protein LOC143226841 isoform X1, with the protein product MELLKIKVEPLSCEKQDDLLNIRLMNKEDETFTTTNIPADSLEESSLCTVMKFDVTREEQEEKCDVTSDKSENISVHVKIEKPGDLLQDDVISKFSYSDDENQDGSCYNVMNVKTKTEYQRDIESRLGRTSDIKTSVNTCYGSQVPGYHVIKQKGHKEDIKSLNNSISGETKLSENNLTTCNMYQSYDKLYRCGKTFDKLTQQKRIQSGEKSYHCTVCGKQFGRNSHLKTHQRTHIGEKPYKCAVCEKQFSTDSCLKIHQRRHTGEKPYSCTVCGKQFGTKGEIKIHERIHTGEKPYSCTVCGKQFGTNGDLNKHHRIHTGEKPYCCTVCGKNFRTNSALKTHWSIHTEEKSYKCEVCVKQFRTNSALKVHQRIHTGEKPYRCVVCAKQFISSCNLEQHQRIHTGEKPYSCTVCGKQFITNGNLKYHERIHVV
- the LOC143226841 gene encoding uncharacterized protein LOC143226841 isoform X2, whose amino-acid sequence is MFPRRWTTLFYWNVYFPEVPADSLEESSLCTVMKFDVTREEQEEKCDVTSDKSENISVHVKIEKPGDLLQDDVISKFSYSDDENQDGSCYNVMNVKTKTEYQRDIESRLGRTSDIKTSVNTCYGSQVPGYHVIKQKGHKEDIKSLNNSISGETKLSENNLTTCNMYQSYDKLYRCGKTFDKLTQQKRIQSGEKSYHCTVCGKQFGRNSHLKTHQRTHIGEKPYKCAVCEKQFSTDSCLKIHQRRHTGEKPYSCTVCGKQFGTKGEIKIHERIHTGEKPYSCTVCGKQFGTNGDLNKHHRIHTGEKPYCCTVCGKNFRTNSALKTHWSIHTEEKSYKCEVCVKQFRTNSALKVHQRIHTGEKPYRCVVCAKQFISSCNLEQHQRIHTGEKPYSCTVCGKQFITNGNLKYHERIHVV